Part of the Sodalinema gerasimenkoae IPPAS B-353 genome is shown below.
GCCCTGATCCCGTCCACCTCAGTTGTGACTAATGTTACAGAAATAAATAATTCGTTATCTTAAGCAATACTGTACAAGAACCAGAAGTTGCCCTGAAACAAGGCTAATCCTTGCATATATTGGTGATTTTACTGAGAAACCTTGGTAAAGAACCTGGGACTATATTTAACATTTCGTAATCCATTATCTCCATAGAGACCCCCTAGAATCGAGAAAATCCTAAGGGTGGACGTTCTTGGCCGACCTCACTTAAGACATAACTCACCCGTGTCCCTCAGAGAAAGCGTTACCCTGAAGGGAGGATTTTTGTTCCTCACACCGTTAGCCCCTTTGTAACCATGAGCGAAAACTTTTCCCCACGCCCCCAGTCTGCTCCAACTCCCCAGCGGGATGCGGCGTTCTCAAGTTTGCCCATAAAAGGACGCTACCGAGTCTTAAAATCTTTGAGCCATGATGGACGAACGGTTTTGGCTCTCGATGAAGATACTCCATCTCAGACCTTTTGTGTGGTGCGATCGCGCGATCGCAGTCGCGGAGAATTGCCCCTCCCTTATCCCGTGTTAATGCGTTGGGAGCAATTAGAAGATCATCCCCATCTGCCGAACCTGCAAGCGGCCTTTGAAACCGACGGCACTCAGTATCTCGTAGATGAGTACATCCACGGCAAAACCGCCGCCGAACAGCTACAACTCCAAGGCACTTGGACCGAAGGGCAAATTCGCCAACTGCTCAATCAGATTTTACCTACCCTGCGGGATCTCCACGATCGCCAACTCCTGCACCGAGACATTAAACCTCAAAACCTAATCCAACGGGACGGCCAATGGATATTAGTAGATCTCAGCGCCCTCCATTGCACCGCCAGCCCCAACGGCCCCGAAGCCGAAGCCCTCAGTGGTTCCGCTGAATATGCCGCCCCCGAACAAATCCAAGGACATCCCCTCCCCAGTAGCGACCTCTACAGCCTCGGGGCCACCTGCGTCCATCTCCTCACCGGCCAGTCTCCCTTCGACCTCTACGATGATCATCAGGGAACTTGGCACTGGCGCGATCGCACCCGTTCCTCCATTACGCCTCAACTCACACGGGTTCTCAACCGGCTGCTGCATCCCGATCTCAACCGTCGTTATGCCAGCGCCGACGCTGCCCTCAGAGACCTCAATCGCTTTGACTTACCTATCAACTGGGACGCCCTGCTTGTCTTGCGTCCCCTGTCCGGCTTACTCGCCGCCTCCTTTGCCCTCACCCTCTTACAACTCGGGGGACAACGTTCCCCACAACTGGAATACAATGCCGATTCCATCAGTCCGTCCTTGGATAAAGTTATCCCCAGCAAAGGCAACAGCGGCCCTAGCGTCGAAACCCTAAGCCAAGGGAAAGAATCCATCTGGTCAGTAGCCGTGAGTCCAGATGGCGCCATCGTGACCGGACGAGGAGATGGCAGCATTGAAATTCGCCACCCGCACCGCCATCTTCCCACCGAATTTCAGGCCCATCCTCAATCGGTCTTCAGTGTCGCCGTTAGCCCCAACGGCCAGCTCCTCGCCACCACTGGCAACGACAACGCCATTAAAATTTGGGATATGCAGCGGGGAAATCTCCTAGCGACATGGCACGGACATTTCGATGACGTACATCATCTGCAATTTAGCCCCAACGGTGATGTCCTAGCCAGTGCCGGCCGTGATGGTCGCGTCAAAATCTGGGATATGACCCATCATGCCCAC
Proteins encoded:
- a CDS encoding serine/threonine-protein kinase, producing the protein MSENFSPRPQSAPTPQRDAAFSSLPIKGRYRVLKSLSHDGRTVLALDEDTPSQTFCVVRSRDRSRGELPLPYPVLMRWEQLEDHPHLPNLQAAFETDGTQYLVDEYIHGKTAAEQLQLQGTWTEGQIRQLLNQILPTLRDLHDRQLLHRDIKPQNLIQRDGQWILVDLSALHCTASPNGPEAEALSGSAEYAAPEQIQGHPLPSSDLYSLGATCVHLLTGQSPFDLYDDHQGTWHWRDRTRSSITPQLTRVLNRLLHPDLNRRYASADAALRDLNRFDLPINWDALLVLRPLSGLLAASFALTLLQLGGQRSPQLEYNADSISPSLDKVIPSKGNSGPSVETLSQGKESIWSVAVSPDGAIVTGRGDGSIEIRHPHRHLPTEFQAHPQSVFSVAVSPNGQLLATTGNDNAIKIWDMQRGNLLATWHGHFDDVHHLQFSPNGDVLASAGRDGRVKIWDMTHHAHQSVRDRNSTPRYTLHAHRGEVRSLAFSPNHRFLVTAGADGKVHLWDWKTGDYLRPLVSSASEIWSVAISPDGETLATGNKDGTVELWNIRSGGRPRQNTLHRNAVVSLAFSPNPVSSTLGSEYLLLIGDAHGDMSLWYTKSGSVNEIKSHQGWVSFDFTADGQSFVSGAFDNRLQVWGLQSLLD